The sequence ATTCTCTTCAGATGCAAATCACACCTGGAAAGATTCTATTACTAAATATGTATCATCTGTCCTGTTGTCATATTTGCAAATTCTACAGAGGTGCTAAATATCACCTTTGCATCTGGCTTAGGAAACAGTGATGCATGACTCTTTTTTCATTTGTTGATTTTGAAGAAAGTTTATTTGATAGTGTTACTATTTTTAATCCAGCTGAAAACATATTTATCTAATAATTTAGTATGTTTATTGTGTTTGTGTGGGAAGTTGATATGATTATTTGGATAATTAAAGCAGGGTATTTAATTAGCCGGCCAATAGCCGGAGTGTCTAGAATTACATTTCCTAAGGAAAATGGAAACTAGGGGAATTAAACATCACAAAGCTGAGTATTGGTGTTTGTCAGTCTGGACTTTTTCTACAGCTTATTTCTGTAGATGATGATATTCATAAAGTTGGGATAAGTTGATGGAAAAAGAGATTCCAATTTTGACACCACATTTCTCAGACTTAGGTTATGACATACACATTAGTGGCTTGAAATGCAGCGAGGTCATTCTTGCCACTGCCTTTCAAGTCACATATTTCTGCTGATGCACAGACCAGAGAGGGGACAGAGATATTTCCAAGTGATGCACTTTGTCACTCCACACCGGCAACACTCACAACTCTAATTCAATGGCTGCCATTTGTGCATGCACAACAGCATACACACCTCACATTAACGGTGTCTCCAGGCATGAAGCAAACTCCTCTCCCTGTGCCACCTCCTCCATTTGTCgtttggggaggggagacacAAGAGCAGTGTGTCTCAGTGCTGCTCTCTCACTtaaagaatgctctccccagggaggcatgcCTGGCACCAGcttgttggggtgtgtgtttttcttcctcctgTAAATCTTGCTATCTTTGTATGCCCCACAGATGCTTTAGTTAAGTGATTAAACTCACCAACACAAAACAATTGTTTTAAGCAAAGTTGTTTTACTTcgtacacacaaaacacacactctATTTATACACTTTATGCAGGTTACATGATGCCttctctctctgagcccagagagggcCTTTTGCTTCAAAGTCCTTGCTGTGTTAAGGTTCACAGCTAAGTCCAAATTCAGTTTTTTCAGAGCTTTGCAACTGATGGAGTTTTCTGAGTTCGGATGTCTGACGGTTTTCCAAGTTCTTTCTTAGGCGATCTCTTCAAAAAGTCTTCACTCAAATCCACAGTTCCAAGAGACAGCCTTCAACAACTCCTGCAGTCTCCTACCAGGACCCACATGGCATTTTATAAACTGAGTGCTTTTATACAGACAGTTAATTACCAAATGTGCCCAGTATCAAAGATAAGAGAGTCACAAAATGCCTACAGCTGCATTGTGGGGCATGAGTAATCTCTACTGACTCATAGAAAATTAACCCATTAACTGCCTTCCTTAACACATCTTTATCCAATTTTAGGTGCCAGGGGCTGGGTCCCCCATTTTTAGCTTACTCGGTTCATTCCCATTTCAATTGTGCTTGCTCTCTCTGAGGCACTTACTCCACTGGTGGGGGAATGGGGAAGGAACCCCCTTTGGCAGAACAATCGTCGTTAAATTTTGacataataataaatcattaagcaaacagagtAAAATGCAAAAAAGGGCATACCCAGCAGGAACTTCTCCTGTGCAAACTTCCTTACAATGGCCAGGCAGCCTTGTGCAGGAGAATATCCGGTAGACTGTATCCTCAGTGcatatgtatgcacacacacacacacacacacacacacacacacacttacacagatGGTATTGTTCTTGCGAGGGGGTGTCACTTCCATGATGTCTTGGTGACCCTTAAGATGATGGCTTCATTCAACATTTTAGTTGATGGAGTATCCTTATTGATTTCTGTTTCAGTCTGGGATTCATGAAGATCAGGATAACAGCATGGCCAGAGGAATATGAAGCTATCACATTTAAAATAAGTATGAGTGCCCAAGCATCTGTAATGCCTATCCAGTAGAAGAGTGTGCTCAAAATTTCCATGAGAAAGCTAGATACATAGAGAATGAGGAAAGAAGCCAGGGCTTTGATGGCATTCAGGTGAACCTCTGTGCTGGCATCCCTAGCACTGCTTTGTAGAAGGTTTTTGTGTCTCCACAGAGAAGTTAGTAATAAGATGGACGAGGACAAAAATATCATGAAGGGAAAGAAATTTGGAGCGGTATATAGAAGGGCAACATACCAACAGTCGTTAGACATTTTAATTCTCGAGTCACTGTTATTGCTTGGGAATGATTCAAATAGATTACATTTAGTCATTTTGCTACTGCCTAGTATTGCCACAGTGGTGGTGATTGCAGAGAAGCCCACAGTCCCCAGAAGCAGCCAAGGCACCAGCCCAGGGAATCTCCGCTTCATTTGCAGGAAGAGAGGGTGGGAGAAGTTAGCAATTTTTACACAGTACAAGACACTGAGCCAAGTGGCAAACCAAAGGTCAGTAGTAGTAACAAATGTCCAGCTGCTGTAGCCTGCCAATATTACGTCCGTTAATCGAACAGCATCCATGAAATAGAGGTTGACTATTGCCGACTGTATCAAAACTGCATGAAATGCAAATCTGAACAAGCCAAGACAGCTCAGGATCATGTCAGCTGGGGACAGTTTTCTGCTTCTATGCCAGTCAATGAAGTTAACGATAGCGATAAATCCATTTGCCACCATTCCTATGAGGGTTTCAATAACAAGAAGAATGAAGCCAAAAAATTCATATGAGGTTGGCATATTTCTGAGCACGTTTCTTCCACTATAATGTTGAATATTAGCCCTGTCTGCTGCTGATGCTTCCCTTTATATGACCAGTGTAGAGCTCAATCTTTCCGCCTTTTATCTATAACAGAAATGCTTGTAGAGAGAGGAAGGAGCTATTTTCAGTTGTTGATTCTCTTCAGATGCAAATCACACCTGGAAAGATTCTATTACTAAATCTGTATCATCTGTCCTGTTGTCTTATTTGCAAATTCTACAGAGGTGCTAAATATCACCTTTGCATCTGGCTTAGGAAACAGTGATGCATGACTCTTTTTTGATTTGTTGATTTTGAAGAATGTTTGTTCAACAGTATTACTATTCTTAATCCAGCTGAAAACATATTTATCTAATGACTTAATAAGTTTATTGTGTTTGCGAGGGAAGTTGTTTTGATTATTTGGATAATTAAAGCAGGGTGTTTAATTAGCCGGCCAATAGCAGGAATGTCTAGATTTACATTTCCTAAGGAAAATGGAAACTAGGggaattaaacatcaggaagctgAGTATTTGTATTTGTCAGTCTGGACCTTTTCTACAGCTTATTTCTGTAGATGATGATATTAATAAAGTTGGGATAAGTTGATGGAAAAAGAGATTCCAATTTTGACACCACATTTCTCAGACTTAGGTTATGACATACACATTAGTGGCTTGAAATGCAGCGAGGTCATTCTCGCCACTGCCTTTCAAGTCACATTTTTTTGCTAATGCACAGACCAGAGAGGGGACAGAGATATTTCCAAGTGATGCACTTTGTCGCTCCACACTGGAAACCCTCACAACTCTAATATAATGGCTGCCATATGTGCATGCACAACAGCATACACATCTCACATTAACAGTGTCTCCAGGCATGAAGCAAACTCCTCTCCCTGTGCCACCTCCTCCATTTGTCgtttggggaggggagacacAAGAGCAGTGTATCTCAGTGCTGCTTTCTCACTTAAAGGATGCTCTCCACAGGGTGGCATGCCTGCCACCAGCttgtgggtgtgttttttcctGCTGTAAATCTTGTTATCTTTGTATGCCCCACAGATGCTTCAAACAAGTGGTTAAATTCACCAACACAAAAGAGTAGTTTAAGGAAAGTTGTTTTACTTggtacacacaaaacacacaatctATTTATACATATACACTTTATTAAGGTTACATGATGCCttctctctctgagcccagagagcgCCTTTTGCTTCAAAGTCCTTGCTTTGTTAAGGTTCACAGCTAAGTCCAA is a genomic window of Podarcis muralis chromosome 17, rPodMur119.hap1.1, whole genome shotgun sequence containing:
- the LOC144326007 gene encoding taste receptor type 2 member 8-like, with the protein product MPTSYEFFGFILLVIETLIGMVANGFIAIVNFIDWHRSRKLSPADMILSCLGLFRFAFHAVLIQSAIVNLYFMDAVRLTDVILAGYSSWTFVTTTDLWFATWLSVLYCVKIANFSHPLFLQMKRRFPGLVPWLLLGTVGFSAITTTVAILGSSKMTKCNLFESFPSNNSDSRIKMSNDCWYVALLYTAPNFFPFMIFLSSSILLLTSLWRHKNLLQSSARDASTEVHLNAIKALASFLILYVSSFLMEILSTLFYWIGITDAWALILILNVIASYSSGHAVILIFMNPRLKQKSIRILHQLKC